The Thermocrinis ruber genome has a window encoding:
- a CDS encoding aspartate carbamoyltransferase catalytic subunit, with translation MQARHLISTKDLSTEEIQELYSLFRSFKGGRREKLKGRAVLFFLEASTRTRLSFEVALRELGMETHHVGRGESAIEKGESFKDTIKVLSALGFRLLVFRVPFVLFPYEPYLKEGISLINAGDGTHQHPTQGLIDLFTALEHYPSLEGLKVLFVGDILHSRVFRSSGELFSRFYAQLGVCGPATLIPSDLSPFGDVKVFDSVDEGIEWADFVVYLRLQEERFKESYVPSKESYFLQFGLTKERYKKLKGYFMHPGPVNLYVDVDPEVLYGEKSLVLKQVQNGPFVRMAVIYNLLKDQ, from the coding sequence ATGCAAGCGAGGCACCTTATAAGCACCAAAGACCTAAGCACAGAGGAAATTCAAGAGTTATACTCCCTCTTTCGTAGCTTTAAGGGAGGTAGGAGAGAAAAGTTAAAGGGAAGGGCTGTTCTTTTCTTTTTGGAAGCTTCTACCCGCACTCGCCTGTCCTTTGAAGTTGCCCTCAGAGAACTTGGCATGGAAACCCACCATGTGGGAAGAGGAGAATCAGCCATAGAAAAAGGTGAATCCTTCAAGGACACTATCAAAGTTCTCTCCGCCTTGGGCTTTAGGCTGTTGGTCTTTAGAGTGCCCTTTGTTCTATTTCCATACGAACCTTACCTTAAGGAAGGCATAAGCCTTATAAACGCAGGGGACGGCACCCATCAGCATCCCACCCAGGGGCTAATAGACCTATTTACCGCCCTTGAGCATTATCCCTCCTTGGAGGGGCTGAAAGTTCTCTTTGTGGGAGATATACTCCACAGTAGGGTTTTTAGGTCCTCTGGGGAGCTTTTTAGCAGGTTTTATGCCCAGCTTGGAGTTTGCGGTCCTGCCACCCTTATCCCTTCTGACCTTTCACCCTTTGGAGATGTGAAAGTTTTTGACAGTGTGGATGAGGGCATAGAGTGGGCGGATTTTGTGGTATACCTTAGGTTGCAGGAGGAGAGGTTCAAAGAGAGCTATGTGCCCTCAAAAGAGAGCTACTTTCTGCAGTTTGGTTTAACAAAGGAACGCTACAAAAAGCTAAAGGGCTACTTCATGCATCCGGGACCGGTAAATCTGTATGTGGATGTAGACCCAGAGGTGCTCTATGGGGAAAAATCTTTGGTTTTAAAACAGGTGCAGAACGGACCCTTTGTTCGGATGGCTGTGATCTACAACCTTCTTAAGGATCAGTAG
- a CDS encoding MFS transporter yields the protein MASSYIFILLMGVVSLLSDFTYEGGRSILGPYLALLSASPFVIGFLSGLSELAGYVLRLVSGYLSDKLKKPWAFVFLGYAMNLLSVPLLALVPNWQWAGALMILERFGKALRTPSRDALLSQATERVGHGKGFGIHEFLDQVGAFWGPLFVSAVLYYFTNNYRLAFASLLPSALLALFVLFLSKRYHQGNVKTAEDSKEKSKGTHPGFWHYVAFSSLLGLSFVPITLITYHGKVHLGLSDALPPFLFALAMLMDGFSALLFGCLFDRIGFKALALGVVITAIYPYFIFSGSETLFIAGTLLWGVQLGMHESVVRSGVAKLSTPSFRGRAYGIFHLFFGLSVFLGASVMGRLYEILPVLLAVFSIGFQLLSLLILKKVVDHSHPNKGSVLHLF from the coding sequence TTGGCTAGTTCTTACATCTTTATCCTCTTGATGGGTGTGGTTAGCCTGCTTTCTGACTTTACCTACGAAGGTGGCAGAAGCATTCTTGGACCATATTTGGCTTTACTTTCCGCTTCTCCCTTCGTTATAGGCTTTCTCTCAGGACTTTCTGAACTGGCGGGATATGTGCTAAGGTTAGTTTCTGGTTATCTCTCGGACAAGCTGAAAAAACCTTGGGCTTTTGTATTTTTGGGTTATGCTATGAACCTCCTTTCTGTGCCACTCCTTGCTTTGGTGCCAAACTGGCAATGGGCTGGTGCCTTGATGATTCTTGAACGCTTTGGAAAAGCCCTCAGAACTCCCTCTCGGGATGCTTTACTTTCTCAGGCTACCGAAAGGGTTGGGCATGGCAAAGGTTTTGGCATCCACGAGTTTTTAGACCAGGTTGGTGCCTTTTGGGGTCCTCTCTTTGTGTCCGCGGTACTTTACTACTTTACCAACAATTACCGCTTAGCCTTTGCAAGCCTTCTGCCAAGCGCCCTCTTAGCCCTTTTTGTTCTCTTTCTTTCAAAAAGATATCATCAAGGAAATGTAAAAACCGCTGAAGACTCCAAAGAAAAAAGCAAAGGAACCCATCCCGGCTTTTGGCACTATGTAGCCTTTTCCTCCCTGCTTGGGCTCTCATTTGTGCCCATTACATTGATCACCTATCATGGTAAAGTTCATCTAGGCTTGTCCGACGCCTTACCTCCCTTTCTCTTTGCTCTTGCCATGCTCATGGATGGCTTTTCCGCCCTCCTTTTTGGCTGTCTCTTTGACAGGATTGGCTTTAAGGCTTTAGCCCTTGGTGTTGTTATCACCGCAATCTATCCCTACTTTATCTTCTCTGGCAGTGAAACCCTCTTCATAGCTGGAACATTGCTGTGGGGAGTTCAGCTTGGTATGCATGAATCCGTTGTGCGCTCGGGCGTTGCAAAACTTTCCACACCTTCCTTCAGGGGAAGGGCTTACGGTATATTTCATCTTTTCTTTGGATTGTCCGTCTTTTTGGGTGCCTCTGTGATGGGGCGTCTGTATGAAATCCTGCCCGTCCTTTTGGCGGTCTTTTCAATCGGTTTTCAACTTTTATCCCTACTGATCCTTAAGAAGGTTGTAGATCACAGCCATCCGAACAAAGGGTCCGTTCTGCACCTGTTTTAA